In a genomic window of Anoxybacter fermentans:
- a CDS encoding transposase, with protein sequence MKKFAALIKKAEKQFSTKCYLFLESTGIYHLPLFHFLQNMKFEVFVINPS encoded by the coding sequence TTGAAAAAATTTGCGGCATTAATAAAAAAAGCGGAAAAGCAATTTTCCACAAAATGCTATCTCTTTCTGGAATCAACCGGTATTTATCATCTACCACTTTTCCACTTTCTGCAAAATATGAAGTTTGAGGTGTTTGTAATAAACCCCTCATAA
- a CDS encoding MFS transporter: MRNRISIPFAGILFGTAANMLMQTVIATILPQIMSEYGGWQWYGWVFSSFLIVSTITIPLFAKMADLYGYKKFYMIGMTIFIVGSLLCGLAPSVPFLIGARIIQGLGVGIIGPVTIALISNLFSLEKRGSAMGIYAATQLLSNVIGPIFGGLIAQTFGWPWAFYMVIPVGLLSLLLIYPLRLPSNQTSHGSIRQLDMIGALLFGSFIALFIQGWTRLGKTGLDQISLSIFVASLVLFALFVLQEKRHPYPVIPPKFIRIKNVRLANITAFLIGLLMYGAIAILPLYSEKVLGNGSVNSDKLLVPLTVGIGLGAILSGRAVKKYSYKALAQIGWLTSFLSLAILTVMSFLNVFNYWIYVFIFAIGLGIGTLLPTFLLPAQNAVSKNEQATIGGMVQLSRNSGGAIGIPILTGLLFISERFGLTFNGGYWLIFLFLCICTLFGLLVGMQYKGSVKEELNGVERD, translated from the coding sequence ATGCGTAACCGGATATCTATTCCATTTGCAGGGATTCTTTTTGGCACGGCGGCGAATATGTTGATGCAGACAGTCATTGCTACCATCTTACCTCAGATCATGAGTGAATATGGAGGTTGGCAATGGTATGGTTGGGTGTTCAGCAGCTTCTTAATCGTATCTACCATTACTATTCCTTTGTTTGCAAAGATGGCCGACTTATACGGCTATAAGAAATTCTATATGATCGGAATGACAATCTTTATAGTCGGCTCTTTGCTGTGTGGTCTTGCCCCATCTGTGCCATTTCTGATCGGGGCGCGAATTATTCAGGGATTGGGTGTGGGGATTATTGGTCCAGTAACCATAGCCCTGATAAGTAATTTATTTTCTTTGGAAAAGCGCGGTTCTGCTATGGGGATTTATGCTGCCACACAATTACTATCGAATGTGATCGGGCCGATTTTTGGCGGTCTTATAGCACAAACCTTTGGTTGGCCTTGGGCGTTTTACATGGTCATTCCGGTTGGACTGCTGTCTCTGTTGCTGATTTATCCGTTGCGTTTGCCATCTAATCAAACATCTCACGGTTCAATTCGTCAACTCGACATGATTGGAGCTTTACTTTTTGGTAGTTTCATTGCCCTTTTTATTCAAGGTTGGACTCGGTTAGGGAAAACGGGGCTAGATCAGATATCTTTGTCTATTTTTGTGGCAAGCCTTGTTTTGTTTGCTCTATTTGTTCTTCAAGAGAAACGGCATCCATATCCTGTGATTCCACCGAAATTTATTCGTATCAAGAATGTCCGTTTAGCAAATATAACCGCTTTCTTGATTGGATTATTGATGTATGGGGCGATTGCCATATTGCCGCTCTACTCTGAAAAGGTTTTAGGAAATGGTTCTGTGAATAGTGACAAGTTGCTTGTTCCGCTCACTGTTGGCATAGGTCTTGGAGCCATTCTTAGTGGACGTGCAGTAAAAAAGTATAGCTATAAAGCGTTGGCCCAAATTGGATGGTTAACTTCATTTCTAAGTTTAGCTATATTAACTGTAATGAGCTTCTTGAATGTATTTAATTACTGGATATATGTATTCATCTTTGCTATAGGGCTTGGAATAGGGACCCTATTACCTACGTTTTTATTACCAGCTCAAAATGCAGTTTCTAAAAATGAGCAAGCTACAATCGGTGGAATGGTTCAATTGAGCCGAAACAGTGGGGGAGCTATTGGTATTCCAATATTAACAGGCCTTCTTTTTATCTCAGAGCGTTTCGGATTAACATTTAATGGGGGATATTGGCTAATTTTCTTATTTCTTTGTATATGTACTCTTTTTGGATTATTAGTTGGTATGCAATATAAAGGGTCTGTTAAAGAAGAATTGAACGGAGTAGAGAGAGATTGA
- a CDS encoding pyruvate kinase alpha/beta domain-containing protein, which yields MTVLKKSIYYFQQEGKQNKENVLKIVIETAQQNQQIKKIIVFTSDGEIALKLKKQLPNHQIIAVTFPYMKQFKIKKDKDYYETIIPETSKKEVQNNLKKEGIILLQGVLPFEDIIIPYNSDTKIQTINYTLSLFGGGMKLCVEALIVATDSGAVEPGEEAIVMSADTAIIATGSRKEWLFHPVYGMQIKEILCKPINFNITKKSQ from the coding sequence ATGACTGTTTTAAAGAAAAGTATATATTATTTTCAACAAGAAGGAAAACAAAATAAAGAGAATGTTTTAAAAATTGTTATTGAAACCGCTCAACAAAATCAACAAATAAAAAAAATAATAGTATTTACTTCTGACGGTGAAATAGCACTTAAACTTAAAAAACAATTACCCAACCATCAAATAATTGCTGTCACTTTTCCATATATGAAACAATTTAAAATTAAAAAAGACAAAGACTATTATGAAACAATTATACCAGAAACATCAAAAAAAGAAGTACAAAACAATTTAAAAAAAGAAGGAATTATATTACTACAAGGAGTTTTACCCTTTGAAGACATCATCATTCCGTATAATTCCGACACCAAAATTCAAACCATTAATTATACTTTATCTCTTTTTGGAGGTGGAATGAAACTCTGTGTAGAAGCACTTATAGTAGCTACAGATAGTGGAGCTGTTGAACCTGGAGAAGAAGCAATTGTAATGAGTGCTGATACTGCAATAATTGCAACTGGATCTAGAAAAGAATGGTTATTTCATCCAGTTTATGGCATGCAAATAAAAGAAATTTTGTGCAAACCAATAAACTTTAATATAACAAAAAAAAGTCAATAA
- the pepF gene encoding oligoendopeptidase F, translating to MIKDKEKKLVQRHEIPEEYRWKTEDIYPDVDTWEADFQKVKERIPKFEKFRGHLGESAEKLLDCLKFRDETGEIAQRLFGYASRKRDEDTRISKYQSLYNRSFSLLTELQSATSFIVPEILTIPEEKLKEFMQTNSELAIYCHYIDNITRVREHVLSPELEKVLAMTSELANAPSQIFTMIDDADIKYPCVKDEDGNEVELTKGRFLKFMQSKDRRLRKDAFEAFYSSYDKLKNTIATTLASSIKADIFNARVRKYNSTLEAALDEDNIPVSVYHNLIKTVSNNLEPMYKYVRLRKKLLGVDELHMYDLYVSLIKDIDIEIPYEEAKKKVIEGLAPLGKEYQDLLKMGLESRWVDVYENEGKASGAYSAGIYGVHPIVLLNYNDTLDSMFTLAHEMGHAIHSYLSNEAQPFVYHRYTIFLAEVASTLNEVLLMDHLLKTTEEKEVKLAILNHFLEQFRGTVYRQTMFAEFEQIIHQKSEEGEVLTHEVLGKLYHELNEKYYGPDMVVDPQIDLEWARIPHFYSNFYVYKYATGFAAATSLARQIIEEGQPAVKRYIEFLRAGNSDYPINILKKAGVDMTTPEPIEQALQTFRELVDEMERLTSE from the coding sequence ATGATTAAAGACAAAGAAAAAAAATTAGTACAACGTCATGAAATTCCTGAAGAATATAGATGGAAAACAGAGGATATTTACCCGGATGTAGATACATGGGAAGCTGATTTTCAAAAAGTAAAAGAACGAATCCCGAAATTTGAAAAATTTAGAGGTCACCTGGGTGAATCAGCAGAAAAATTGTTGGATTGTTTAAAGTTCAGGGATGAAACCGGAGAAATTGCCCAGAGATTGTTCGGTTATGCCAGTCGTAAGAGAGATGAGGATACCCGTATCTCCAAATATCAGAGTCTGTATAATCGGAGTTTTAGCCTTTTGACTGAATTACAAAGTGCCACATCTTTTATTGTACCTGAAATTTTAACTATACCGGAAGAGAAACTTAAAGAGTTTATGCAGACTAATTCTGAACTTGCAATCTACTGTCATTATATTGATAATATAACCCGGGTTCGGGAACATGTACTTTCGCCTGAATTGGAAAAGGTTCTGGCTATGACTTCAGAGTTAGCCAATGCACCATCTCAAATTTTCACCATGATTGATGATGCTGATATCAAATATCCCTGTGTAAAAGATGAAGATGGAAATGAAGTTGAGCTTACCAAAGGCAGATTCTTAAAGTTTATGCAAAGTAAAGACAGGCGGCTCAGGAAAGATGCCTTTGAAGCTTTTTATAGTTCTTATGATAAGCTTAAAAATACTATTGCCACTACACTTGCTTCTAGCATTAAAGCAGATATTTTCAATGCAAGAGTAAGGAAATATAACTCTACATTAGAAGCAGCTCTGGATGAAGATAATATTCCGGTTAGTGTTTATCATAATCTGATCAAAACCGTTTCTAATAACTTAGAACCGATGTATAAATATGTAAGACTTAGGAAAAAGTTGCTGGGTGTTGATGAACTACATATGTATGATCTTTATGTATCCTTAATTAAGGATATAGATATTGAGATTCCTTATGAAGAAGCCAAAAAGAAGGTTATAGAGGGTCTGGCACCTTTGGGGAAAGAATATCAGGATTTGCTTAAAATGGGCTTAGAATCCCGGTGGGTGGACGTTTATGAAAATGAAGGTAAGGCCAGTGGAGCTTATTCAGCTGGTATTTACGGAGTCCATCCTATTGTCCTATTGAATTATAACGATACTCTTGACAGTATGTTTACCCTGGCCCATGAGATGGGACATGCTATTCATTCTTATTTATCAAATGAAGCACAACCTTTTGTCTATCACCGCTATACGATTTTTCTGGCAGAGGTTGCTTCGACTTTAAATGAAGTTTTGTTGATGGATCATCTTTTAAAGACTACAGAAGAAAAAGAGGTTAAACTGGCGATTTTAAACCATTTCCTTGAACAATTTAGAGGAACCGTATATCGTCAAACTATGTTTGCTGAGTTTGAGCAGATTATTCATCAAAAATCTGAAGAGGGAGAAGTTTTGACCCATGAGGTGTTAGGCAAGTTATATCATGAGCTTAATGAGAAATACTATGGTCCTGATATGGTAGTTGACCCACAGATTGATCTGGAATGGGCCCGAATTCCTCATTTTTATTCTAATTTCTATGTTTACAAATATGCTACCGGATTTGCAGCAGCTACTTCTCTGGCACGGCAGATTATTGAAGAAGGTCAGCCTGCTGTAAAGCGGTATATTGAATTCTTAAGAGCTGGTAATTCAGATTACCCAATTAATATACTGAAAAAAGCTGGGGTGGATATGACCACTCCAGAACCTATTGAACAGGCTCTTCAGACTTTCAGGGAACTGGTAGATGAGATGGAAAGATTAACATCGGAATAA
- a CDS encoding LamB/YcsF family protein, translated as MIYRVDINCDLGESFGRYKLGQDDKILKLITSANIACGFHAGDPRVMYQTVKMAYEQGVAIGAHPGYPDLNGFGRREMKLSADEIYQLMVYQIGALQGFARLFGVKVEHVKPHGALYNQAAKDRVLAEAVAKAVADLDQELILFGLAGSELVRAGEKAGLRVAQEVFADRTYQADGTLTPRSRPDALIHDSDLAVKRVVRMIKEGKVETVDGAEISIKADTICVHGDEETALEFVKKLRAGLEKEGIEISKVGDIR; from the coding sequence ATGATTTATCGTGTAGATATCAATTGTGATCTGGGTGAAAGCTTTGGACGGTACAAATTAGGGCAGGATGATAAAATACTAAAATTAATTACATCTGCAAATATTGCCTGCGGTTTTCATGCCGGTGATCCACGGGTGATGTATCAGACGGTAAAGATGGCCTATGAGCAGGGTGTGGCAATCGGTGCACATCCTGGCTATCCTGATTTGAATGGATTTGGACGGCGGGAAATGAAACTATCGGCAGATGAGATATATCAATTAATGGTCTATCAAATTGGCGCATTACAGGGGTTTGCCAGACTTTTTGGTGTAAAGGTGGAACATGTAAAACCTCATGGGGCTTTGTATAATCAAGCAGCAAAGGATAGGGTGCTGGCTGAAGCCGTTGCTAAGGCTGTAGCCGATTTAGATCAGGAGTTAATTCTTTTCGGTCTGGCAGGAAGTGAACTGGTACGGGCCGGAGAAAAGGCCGGACTTCGAGTGGCTCAAGAAGTTTTTGCAGACCGGACATATCAGGCTGATGGGACTTTGACACCCCGGAGCCGACCTGATGCTTTAATTCACGATAGTGATCTTGCGGTAAAAAGGGTAGTAAGGATGATAAAAGAAGGGAAAGTGGAAACTGTAGATGGAGCGGAAATTTCAATTAAGGCTGATACTATCTGCGTTCATGGGGATGAAGAAACTGCTCTTGAGTTTGTAAAGAAATTGCGTGCTGGATTGGAGAAGGAAGGGATAGAGATTAGTAAAGTAGGTGATATAAGATGA
- a CDS encoding biotin-dependent carboxyltransferase family protein yields the protein MKGIRVLEPGLLTTVQDLGRWGHQQYGIPVAGAMDHLSLQIANLLVGNARDEACLEITLLGPKLMFEVDTVIAITGADLKPKLNGVAIDGWRGIPVERGSILEFGPIRSGCRGYLAVAGGFDLPVVMGSRSTYLRGKLGGFEGRALKKGDHLPFRRYDLDLNGFFPKWYFTQPQYPKKKEIRVVRGPQAEMFTDEGIKTFFNSEYEVTPASDRMGYRLKGPKIEHRDGSDIISDGIPFGGIQVPSDGMPIVLMADRQTTGGYAKIGTVISVDLPLIAQSKPGDIFRFIEVTVEEAQELYLEMERVLASLEKYQLKF from the coding sequence ATGAAAGGTATCCGGGTTTTAGAGCCGGGTCTTTTAACTACTGTCCAGGATCTGGGACGCTGGGGTCACCAACAGTATGGAATTCCGGTGGCTGGTGCGATGGATCATTTAAGTTTACAGATTGCCAACCTTTTGGTGGGTAATGCGCGAGATGAGGCATGTCTGGAGATTACTCTTCTTGGGCCAAAACTTATGTTTGAGGTAGATACAGTGATTGCTATTACCGGTGCTGATCTTAAGCCAAAGTTAAACGGTGTTGCTATAGATGGCTGGCGTGGTATTCCGGTAGAACGGGGAAGTATATTGGAGTTTGGTCCAATAAGAAGCGGATGTCGTGGGTATCTGGCGGTAGCTGGAGGATTTGATCTGCCAGTTGTGATGGGAAGTAGATCAACTTACTTACGGGGAAAGTTGGGTGGTTTTGAGGGAAGAGCTTTAAAAAAAGGTGATCATCTACCATTTAGGCGGTATGATCTGGATTTGAATGGTTTTTTTCCAAAGTGGTATTTTACCCAGCCTCAATATCCGAAAAAGAAAGAGATCAGGGTAGTGCGTGGGCCTCAGGCTGAGATGTTTACAGATGAGGGTATTAAAACTTTTTTTAATAGTGAGTATGAAGTAACTCCTGCATCTGATAGAATGGGTTATCGCTTAAAGGGGCCCAAAATTGAACACCGGGATGGTAGTGATATCATCTCAGATGGAATTCCTTTTGGAGGAATTCAGGTTCCTTCTGATGGGATGCCCATTGTGCTTATGGCTGATAGACAGACTACTGGTGGATATGCAAAGATTGGAACGGTAATTAGTGTGGATTTGCCGTTAATTGCCCAGAGTAAGCCGGGGGATATTTTCAGGTTTATTGAGGTGACAGTTGAAGAGGCCCAGGAGTTGTATCTTGAAATGGAGAGGGTGTTAGCTAGTTTAGAAAAATACCAGCTAAAGTTTTAA
- a CDS encoding HD domain-containing phosphohydrolase has translation MDRSLVIRLNKNLKRSVAKVDMKSLALIDQLPVAVFIIDKDHKVCYWNNKCEIITGVPKEKIIGTSDHSIAFYEKRRPLLADLVLDQEDRILELYPDCKKIDGWYTGTAYFPFLKGGEKFFQFSAKPIYENKKLVGVMEILFDITHLKQIDNFNEDIYENSMEAICVFDMESLEICFVNKSALEIYGYKLKDRQQVIGQSILNFSVVRAEEIKTFIQKIIKNGIKSFQTIHIKKNGKRIHVSGNCRKIKYLGRDCILVNIKDISNEIKAFEEKNRTCEEILKVLSRSIDYRDSYTEEHSERVKNYAVKLAKELLLPESLVEEIRIGSLLHDLGKLGIPDQIINKQGLLSVEEYEKIKEHPRIGYRIIEPVQISRNIKAIILFHHERWDGQGYPLGLKGDEIPLPARIVAIADAFDAMTSNRVYRKACSKEEALKEIQACSGSQFDPQLSKVFIKMIEKEINLNKNL, from the coding sequence TTGGACAGATCATTAGTAATAAGATTGAACAAAAATTTAAAAAGGAGTGTTGCAAAAGTAGATATGAAAAGTTTAGCATTAATAGATCAACTGCCAGTTGCTGTTTTTATCATCGATAAAGATCATAAAGTTTGTTATTGGAATAATAAGTGTGAAATAATCACAGGAGTTCCAAAAGAAAAAATTATTGGGACTTCCGATCATTCTATAGCTTTTTATGAAAAAAGGCGTCCACTACTTGCAGATTTGGTTTTAGATCAAGAAGATAGAATTCTGGAATTATATCCAGACTGTAAAAAAATAGATGGTTGGTATACTGGAACAGCTTATTTTCCCTTCTTGAAAGGAGGAGAAAAGTTTTTTCAGTTTAGTGCAAAACCCATTTATGAGAATAAAAAGTTGGTCGGAGTGATGGAGATTCTTTTTGATATAACACACTTAAAACAAATAGATAATTTTAATGAGGATATTTATGAAAATTCGATGGAAGCCATTTGTGTTTTTGATATGGAGAGTTTGGAGATATGTTTTGTCAATAAATCAGCTTTAGAAATATATGGTTATAAGCTTAAAGATCGACAGCAGGTAATTGGACAAAGTATTTTAAATTTTTCAGTTGTAAGAGCCGAAGAAATTAAAACTTTTATCCAGAAGATTATAAAAAATGGTATAAAAAGTTTCCAGACCATTCATATAAAAAAGAACGGGAAAAGAATTCATGTTTCTGGTAATTGTCGAAAAATTAAATACCTTGGTCGTGATTGTATTCTGGTAAATATAAAAGACATTTCTAATGAAATAAAAGCTTTTGAAGAGAAGAATAGAACATGTGAAGAAATTTTAAAGGTTTTATCACGTTCAATTGATTATCGAGATAGTTATACTGAAGAACATTCTGAAAGAGTAAAAAACTATGCGGTAAAATTAGCTAAAGAATTATTATTGCCTGAATCTTTAGTTGAGGAAATCCGAATTGGTAGTTTATTACATGATCTCGGAAAATTAGGTATTCCTGATCAAATAATAAATAAACAAGGACTACTGAGTGTAGAGGAATATGAGAAGATAAAGGAACATCCCCGGATTGGGTATCGTATTATTGAACCGGTTCAAATTTCCAGAAATATTAAAGCAATAATTCTTTTCCATCATGAAAGGTGGGATGGCCAGGGTTATCCCCTGGGTCTTAAAGGTGATGAAATTCCTTTGCCAGCTCGAATTGTGGCAATTGCTGATGCCTTTGATGCCATGACCAGTAATCGAGTTTATCGAAAAGCTTGCTCAAAAGAAGAAGCATTAAAAGAAATTCAAGCCTGTAGTGGTAGTCAGTTCGACCCCCAATTAAGTAAAGTATTTATAAAGATGATAGAAAAAGAAATAAATTTAAACAAAAATTTGTAA
- a CDS encoding sigma-54 interaction domain-containing protein, protein MDEVKILNILGNELLVGIAFVTVDGKINFANQLFCEIANNHDLIGMDFSVLDFTRVKELFYTGKNQISRVATINGERYLIHEKIVKDDQNMKGAIILLIPIESEIIKRICQQYSAIKKLDKSEKNQKSISKYTIKDLKGKSCFIQNLREQIYKVSQFDSSILITGESGTGKELVAHAIHSLSKRRNGPFIIVNCGALPEQIAEAELFGYEEGSFTGAKKGGRIGKFEAADGGTIFLDEIGDLPKSIQVKILRVLQEREIQRVGSHLVKKVDIRIIAATNRNLEEMIQSGDLREDLFYRLNVIRLHLVPLRERREDIPELTYFFLDKLNKKYLMNKKITEAAVEYLQKQRWPGNIRQLHNMIEHAFVISGNIIDIDDFIILENENNNYNLNANIEDDLNSQLEKLEKSLIIKALEKANWNKTQAADLLGIHRTSLYQKLEKYGLKKNESKNIMVSFYLIDVEIEMNRKIFYSKKVKSFSLSNISK, encoded by the coding sequence ATGGATGAAGTAAAAATTTTAAACATTTTAGGTAATGAGTTATTAGTAGGAATCGCTTTTGTTACAGTAGATGGTAAAATAAATTTTGCTAATCAGTTATTTTGTGAAATTGCAAATAACCATGATCTAATTGGAATGGATTTTTCAGTTCTTGATTTTACGCGTGTTAAGGAACTGTTCTATACGGGAAAAAATCAAATTTCGAGAGTCGCAACTATCAATGGTGAAAGATATTTGATTCATGAGAAAATAGTTAAAGATGATCAAAATATGAAGGGTGCTATAATTCTTTTAATTCCAATAGAGAGTGAAATTATTAAACGGATTTGTCAGCAGTATTCTGCTATAAAAAAACTAGATAAATCAGAAAAAAATCAGAAAAGTATCTCAAAATATACAATTAAAGATCTAAAAGGAAAAAGTTGTTTTATCCAAAATTTACGTGAGCAAATCTATAAAGTAAGTCAATTCGATTCATCTATTTTGATTACAGGTGAAAGTGGAACAGGTAAGGAACTGGTAGCTCACGCTATTCATTCATTAAGTAAACGGAGAAACGGACCTTTTATCATTGTAAATTGTGGTGCTTTACCGGAACAGATTGCCGAGGCTGAATTATTTGGTTATGAAGAGGGAAGCTTTACTGGGGCAAAAAAAGGAGGAAGAATAGGTAAGTTTGAAGCTGCTGATGGGGGAACAATCTTTTTGGATGAAATTGGGGATCTTCCTAAGAGTATACAGGTCAAAATATTGCGCGTGTTACAGGAAAGAGAGATTCAACGGGTGGGGAGTCATTTAGTTAAGAAGGTGGATATTCGAATCATTGCTGCTACAAATCGGAATTTAGAGGAGATGATTCAATCTGGAGATTTAAGGGAAGACTTATTTTATAGGTTAAATGTTATACGATTACATCTTGTTCCCCTACGAGAACGAAGAGAAGATATTCCTGAACTAACTTACTTTTTTCTGGATAAATTGAATAAAAAATATTTGATGAATAAAAAGATTACAGAGGCTGCTGTGGAATATTTACAAAAGCAGAGGTGGCCAGGGAATATTCGTCAGTTACATAATATGATTGAACATGCTTTTGTAATTTCAGGAAATATTATTGATATAGATGATTTTATTATTTTGGAGAATGAGAATAATAATTATAATCTTAATGCAAATATTGAGGATGATTTAAATAGTCAATTAGAAAAATTGGAAAAATCTTTAATAATAAAAGCCTTAGAAAAAGCGAATTGGAATAAAACCCAGGCCGCAGATTTATTAGGTATTCATAGAACTTCTCTTTATCAGAAACTCGAAAAATACGGTTTAAAAAAAAATGAGAGTAAAAATATAATGGTTTCATTTTATTTAATAGATGTTGAAATTGAGATGAATAGGAAAATTTTTTATTCAAAGAAGGTGAAATCTTTCTCTTTGTCTAATATATCCAAATAA
- the pxpB gene encoding 5-oxoprolinase subunit PxpB gives MKIDFKPLGDRGIRIGFPQVISPEVNRMIRAIVFMLTKEQIHGILELVPTYAAISVYYEPKLIRYGDMKRKLEEIIEGLDQVKLPPARLVEIPVLYGGEKGPDLDYVAEYHGLTVDEVVKLHTSRPYLVYMIGFTPGFPYLGGLPEKLATPRLNNPRPKIPAGSVGIGGSQTGIYSIDAPGGWRIIGHTPVRLYDPDKEEPVLLKAGDYLQFKAVDKEEYLRIKEMISREKYQLRIRKWEEEEKK, from the coding sequence ATGAAGATTGATTTTAAACCATTGGGTGATCGGGGGATAAGAATTGGATTTCCTCAGGTAATATCACCTGAAGTTAATAGGATGATACGGGCAATTGTCTTTATGTTGACTAAAGAGCAAATTCATGGGATTTTAGAACTGGTTCCGACATATGCTGCTATAAGTGTATATTATGAACCAAAACTAATCCGCTATGGAGATATGAAAAGAAAATTGGAAGAGATTATAGAAGGATTGGATCAGGTTAAACTACCTCCGGCTAGATTAGTTGAGATTCCTGTACTTTATGGTGGTGAAAAAGGTCCTGATCTGGATTATGTGGCAGAATATCATGGTTTAACGGTAGATGAGGTAGTTAAACTTCATACTTCAAGACCATATCTGGTTTATATGATCGGATTTACTCCGGGATTTCCTTATCTTGGGGGATTGCCAGAAAAGTTAGCAACACCGCGATTGAACAATCCCCGCCCAAAGATTCCGGCGGGATCTGTAGGAATTGGTGGGAGTCAGACAGGAATTTATTCTATAGATGCACCTGGGGGATGGCGAATTATTGGTCATACTCCAGTAAGGCTATATGACCCTGATAAAGAAGAACCGGTACTACTTAAAGCTGGAGATTATTTACAATTCAAAGCAGTAGATAAGGAGGAGTATTTAAGAATAAAAGAAATGATATCCCGGGAAAAATATCAGCTCCGGATTCGGAAATGGGAGGAGGAAGAGAAAAAATGA
- a CDS encoding DMT family transporter, with protein MRQETRMHLAMIVSALFWAGAFIAGKIGVREFSPYELTFFRFLFATILIFIILYHKEKGNWQLERSLWPLTILLGLIGMFGYHVLFFTALKYTTAVNSSIIGATNPLITTILAAFFLGEYLSLKRMGAILLALLGVVLTVTNGDLSVLWNFTFNIGDIIMLGAVICWAIYSILSRRAKGRVSSLKLMTYVFMVCLIAMFPFVIYEKVWTKLLTISWQGWVSVIYMAVFPSVLGYLVQMASIRQIGASRTAVYVNLVPVFSMILSYFILHEPIGWFKFFTAGMIISGVYLSSKS; from the coding sequence ATGAGACAGGAAACAAGGATGCATCTAGCAATGATAGTTTCAGCTTTATTCTGGGCTGGAGCATTTATAGCTGGTAAAATAGGTGTACGGGAATTTTCACCTTATGAATTAACGTTTTTTCGCTTTTTATTTGCAACAATTTTAATTTTTATAATTTTATACCATAAGGAAAAAGGGAACTGGCAACTTGAACGGTCTTTATGGCCCCTGACTATACTATTGGGTTTAATTGGGATGTTTGGGTACCATGTTCTCTTTTTTACAGCATTAAAATATACGACTGCGGTTAATTCATCGATAATTGGTGCGACCAATCCTTTGATTACAACTATTTTAGCGGCTTTTTTTCTAGGAGAGTATTTAAGTTTAAAACGGATGGGAGCTATTCTTCTGGCTTTATTAGGGGTGGTTCTGACAGTAACTAATGGTGATCTATCTGTTTTATGGAATTTTACCTTTAATATAGGAGATATAATTATGTTGGGAGCTGTCATTTGCTGGGCTATTTATTCAATTCTCAGCAGGCGGGCTAAAGGGCGAGTTTCTTCATTGAAGTTAATGACTTACGTTTTTATGGTCTGCCTTATAGCAATGTTTCCTTTTGTAATTTATGAAAAAGTATGGACTAAGCTTTTGACTATCAGTTGGCAGGGATGGGTTTCTGTTATATATATGGCTGTTTTTCCGTCAGTATTGGGATATTTGGTCCAGATGGCTTCTATACGACAAATCGGAGCTAGCCGGACAGCAGTTTATGTCAATCTGGTTCCAGTATTTTCTATGATTCTCTCCTATTTTATTTTACATGAACCCATTGGATGGTTTAAATTCTTTACTGCCGGAATGATTATTAGTGGAGTGTACTTAAGTTCAAAAAGTTAG